The following is a genomic window from Hymenobacter chitinivorans DSM 11115.
CCACGTGCTCAACGGCACGGCGGAAGCCGCCGGCCCGACCCGTAGCGTCAACCAGCAAAAGGCTCTCGAAACGAAACTGCCCGCGGCCCCGGCCGTTCCTGCTCCGGCCGCGCCCGGTGGCGCTGCCACGGCCCCCGGCACTACTGCTCCAGCTGCTACGCCCGCCGAGCAGCCTGCCGCTACCCCAACTGCGCCTCCGGCTCAGTAAGCTACGCCAGCGCCCACGCTCCTTCTTCAGCCGCTGCTCCTTCCCGGGGCAGCGGCTTTGTTTTTTACG
Proteins encoded in this region:
- the secG gene encoding preprotein translocase subunit SecG, with the protein product MYYALIGLILFVCLLLALVVLAQNPKGGGLSSQFGSGGAANLMGVKRTGDLLERLTWGFAIGLMVLSLGTHVLNGTAEAAGPTRSVNQQKALETKLPAAPAVPAPAAPGGAATAPGTTAPAATPAEQPAATPTAPPAQ